A single region of the Anomaloglossus baeobatrachus isolate aAnoBae1 chromosome 2, aAnoBae1.hap1, whole genome shotgun sequence genome encodes:
- the LOC142286387 gene encoding uncharacterized protein LOC142286387, whose product MELNMESLRKRKRESIEEVPKKRKIETSEGDKDGTNQNLIKAPKRPGSPIQQSIESKRKRGQAMGDKADDESSVSPKAEPELNMESLRKRKGESIDEVPKKRRTETSDNEKDGTNQSLIKAAKRPGSPIQESIESKRKRREAMGDKADDGSSGSPKADTEQLSGTTPAESPIIVTGLESFTFHKILGEGGFGKVMLATHKASQQQVAVKMVKKRLLLNISRDKILIERQVLEMTRKSPFITRAFATFQSQDYLFYVMEYLSRGDLLDIMSTNAPFPISATSYVAVP is encoded by the exons atggagctgaatatggagagtttaaggaagagaaagagagagagcatagaagaggtgccaaaaaaaaggaaaatagaaacatcagagggtgataaagatggcaccaaccaaaaCCTTATCAAGGCTCCaaagagacctggaagcccgatacagcaGAGTATCGAGAGCAAGAGGAAAAGGGGACaagcgatgggggacaaagctgatgatgAATCCAGCGTCTCCCCCAAAGCTGAACCtgagctgaatatggagagtttgaggaagagaaagggagaaagcatagatgaggtgccaaaaaaaaggaGAACGGAAACATCAGATAAtgaaaaagatggcaccaaccaaagccttatcaaggctgcaaaaagacctggaagcccgatacaagAGAGTATCGAGAGCAAGAGGAAAAGGAGAgaagcgatgggggacaaagctgatgatggatccagtGGGTCCCCCAAAGCTGACACTGAGCAGCTGTCAG GGACAACCCCGGCTGAATCTCCCATCATTGTGACTGGActggagagcttcaccttccataaaatccttggagagggcggatttggtaaa GTCATGTTGGCCACACATAAGGCCTCCCAACAACAAGTGGCAGTGAAGATGGTGAAGAAGAGGCTCCTACTTAATATATCAAGAGACAAGATCCTGATAGAACGACAGGTCctggagatgactaggaagagtccattCATTACTCGGGCTTTTgccaccttccagtcccag GACTACTTATTCTACGTCATGGAATATCTCAGCAGAGGAGACCTTCTAGACATCATGTCAACCAATGCCCCATTTCCCATTTCAGCCACCAG TTATGTTGCCGTCCCTTGA